One window of the bacterium genome contains the following:
- a CDS encoding ferredoxin produces MVKITIDVEECTGCGLCVDICPEVFEMKDDKAIVKTTDVSDDVLEEAKDAQESCPAEAITIEE; encoded by the coding sequence ATGGTTAAAATAACTATTGATGTAGAAGAGTGTACAGGATGCGGGTTGTGTGTGGATATTTGCCCAGAAGTTTTTGAAATGAAAGACGATAAAGCTATAGTTAAGACAACAGATGTTTCTGATGATGTTCTTGAGGAAGCAAAAGATGCACAGGAAAGTTGTCCAGCAGAAGCTATAACAATAGAAGAGTAA
- a CDS encoding right-handed parallel beta-helix repeat-containing protein — MIGRRSINFFLVFLLCFSINIFKTGGWVESADVTSEVEKNLRMADTYITSRDYNSARKEYLKIKEYKDLNYATQLSLFNIAETYRLEKKYSLAHQTYNEILKIPNLSLNYRIYSLFIQANLYIEEKNYISARKIYSDIVKTEGVSQNQIFKAEMYIGDTYRLERKYQKAEDVYELLLRQEEANKNLNENHRLDLVDRLENIEGLKEGEIEKSIREKRVERVNSPKYHIYVSLKGRDTNKGTKTSPFQTIKRAQAEIQSIKKTTGMPQGGITVYLRGGKYFITEGLRFNEEDSGEEGAPIVYRSFPGEEVRIIGGKQVTNFKPLKDPKIIRQLPKEVKTKVWVSDLKEVGINDYGNLLNRGQQYNVERNGAMELFFDTKPMSLAYWPDEGWCKTRLKTQGGAGYHARDILPQQGSFQYIEDRPNRWKEEKEIWITGYFNQPWQRVHTKVTEINFEEKTLFLAPDVRFLKANPHYGIPIYNNVPYKFYNLLSEISMPGEFYVDREEGKLYFYPPDIIEGREIIVSILDEALLTLNETTNIIFNGLTFEGGWRNGISINGGNDNLIAGCKVRNVGQYGLSLEKGWRNGVVGCDICDVGEGGVRVDGGNWKKLIPSRHYVENNHITRFNRFDGGYRPAVRLFGIGNRVSHNLISDSSHQAILMDYNNHIVEYNEIYDVVSEARDAGVIYIYGEPRYLMNRGNILRYNFLHHITEHSSEVPYPNPGINGIYIDALNAGQTIVGNIIYRCTGTGVFTHGSDSRIEDNIFVDNNTSLIFGNRIYVLKTTERVKYWKNNILSNIKYRQPPWSVMYPQLRNINIGGKFMNINDDLYSGNFIGNNIDSFTPFFINPETLDFTIRAGSPVYGNIEHNSIPFEDIGLYKDELRVTWPVKKSPAGKYYKPEWQTPVEDVASKFPTLARVSREQEYEVVKRVNPIKIDGTLNKEEWFGLDKNRAISVMEEHQKGIKREKSGSYLWITYDEENIYLGIESLPDRWKEGLPKEISYAAHEFTIEGAVGKDAWWQEGVPTGPLYVFTGKPDGKFVVHNLFNIPTDIISNIKKQVEYKSVVIDKETSHWTAEWRLPLSILNIELKDNKTCRFNIGSSMRDGWYAWVATGAHIWRVDNAGVIKFK, encoded by the coding sequence ATGATTGGTAGAAGAAGTATCAATTTTTTTTTGGTTTTCTTACTCTGTTTTTCTATAAATATCTTTAAAACGGGTGGTTGGGTAGAATCGGCAGATGTTACATCTGAGGTTGAAAAAAATTTACGGATGGCTGATACGTACATTACCTCCCGTGATTATAACTCAGCCAGAAAAGAGTACCTTAAAATCAAAGAATATAAAGACCTCAATTATGCTACCCAACTTTCTTTATTTAATATAGCAGAAACTTACAGGTTAGAAAAGAAGTATTCTCTTGCACATCAGACCTATAACGAAATCCTAAAAATACCAAACCTATCTCTAAACTACCGAATATATTCTCTTTTTATACAAGCAAATCTTTATATAGAAGAAAAGAATTATATCTCAGCACGTAAAATATACTCAGATATTGTTAAAACAGAAGGTGTTTCTCAAAACCAGATATTTAAAGCAGAGATGTATATAGGAGATACCTACCGACTTGAGAGAAAATATCAGAAAGCAGAAGATGTGTATGAACTTCTTTTGAGGCAGGAAGAGGCAAATAAAAACCTAAATGAAAACCACAGATTAGATCTTGTTGACCGTTTAGAGAATATAGAGGGTTTAAAGGAAGGAGAAATAGAAAAGAGTATAAGAGAAAAACGGGTAGAACGTGTCAATAGTCCAAAGTATCACATATATGTTTCTTTAAAAGGTAGAGATACCAATAAAGGTACAAAAACCTCTCCATTCCAAACAATCAAAAGAGCTCAAGCAGAAATACAATCTATTAAAAAGACCACAGGTATGCCTCAAGGCGGTATTACAGTATATTTGCGTGGTGGCAAATATTTTATTACAGAAGGGCTAAGGTTTAATGAAGAGGATTCAGGTGAAGAAGGAGCACCTATTGTATACAGAAGTTTTCCAGGCGAAGAGGTGCGGATAATTGGAGGTAAACAGGTTACCAACTTTAAACCTCTTAAGGACCCTAAAATAATAAGACAGTTGCCCAAAGAAGTAAAAACTAAGGTATGGGTATCAGACCTTAAAGAGGTAGGTATAAACGATTATGGAAACCTTCTAAATAGAGGGCAACAGTACAATGTAGAACGGAATGGAGCTATGGAACTTTTTTTTGATACCAAACCTATGTCTTTAGCATACTGGCCTGATGAAGGGTGGTGTAAAACTCGGCTTAAAACTCAAGGAGGTGCTGGTTATCACGCAAGAGATATTTTGCCTCAACAAGGTAGTTTCCAATATATAGAGGATAGACCTAACAGATGGAAGGAAGAGAAAGAGATATGGATAACTGGGTATTTCAATCAACCTTGGCAGAGAGTTCATACAAAAGTAACAGAAATAAATTTCGAAGAGAAGACTCTCTTTTTAGCGCCAGATGTAAGGTTTTTAAAAGCGAACCCTCATTATGGCATACCTATATATAACAACGTGCCATATAAATTTTATAATCTATTGTCTGAAATATCTATGCCGGGCGAGTTTTATGTGGATAGAGAAGAAGGTAAACTCTATTTTTACCCACCAGACATAATAGAAGGGCGAGAAATAATTGTATCTATTCTTGATGAAGCATTGTTAACTCTAAACGAAACAACAAATATAATATTTAATGGGTTAACATTTGAGGGTGGTTGGCGAAATGGTATATCAATAAATGGAGGTAACGATAATCTGATTGCTGGGTGTAAGGTACGAAATGTTGGGCAGTACGGGCTTTCTTTGGAAAAAGGTTGGCGTAACGGAGTGGTTGGGTGCGATATATGTGATGTTGGTGAAGGAGGGGTACGGGTTGACGGAGGGAATTGGAAGAAACTTATACCTTCAAGGCACTATGTGGAGAATAACCATATAACACGTTTTAACAGGTTTGATGGTGGATATAGACCTGCTGTTAGGTTGTTTGGTATTGGTAATAGGGTTTCTCATAATCTTATTTCAGACAGTTCACATCAAGCGATATTGATGGATTACAACAATCATATAGTAGAGTATAATGAGATATACGATGTTGTTTCTGAAGCCAGAGATGCTGGAGTTATATATATTTATGGAGAACCAAGGTATCTTATGAATAGAGGAAATATCCTTAGGTATAACTTCTTGCATCACATAACAGAACACTCTTCAGAAGTACCTTATCCTAACCCTGGAATAAATGGAATTTATATAGATGCTCTAAATGCTGGGCAAACGATTGTTGGTAATATTATTTATCGGTGTACTGGAACTGGTGTATTTACTCATGGTTCAGATTCAAGAATTGAGGACAATATTTTTGTTGATAACAATACCTCTCTAATATTTGGTAACAGGATATATGTCTTAAAAACTACCGAACGAGTGAAGTATTGGAAGAATAATATACTTTCTAATATTAAGTATCGTCAACCGCCTTGGTCTGTGATGTATCCTCAACTGAGAAATATAAATATAGGTGGCAAGTTTATGAATATTAACGACGACCTTTATTCTGGTAATTTTATCGGTAACAATATTGATAGTTTTACTCCGTTTTTTATTAACCCTGAAACATTGGATTTTACTATTAGAGCAGGTTCACCAGTTTATGGGAACATAGAGCATAACTCTATACCTTTTGAAGATATAGGGTTGTATAAAGACGAGTTGAGAGTAACTTGGCCAGTAAAAAAATCTCCAGCAGGAAAGTATTATAAACCAGAATGGCAAACACCTGTTGAAGATGTGGCTTCAAAGTTTCCAACGTTAGCAAGGGTTAGTAGGGAGCAAGAGTATGAAGTAGTAAAAAGAGTAAATCCTATAAAAATCGATGGCACTCTTAATAAAGAAGAATGGTTTGGACTTGATAAAAATAGAGCGATATCGGTTATGGAAGAACATCAGAAGGGAATAAAGAGAGAAAAATCTGGTAGTTATTTGTGGATAACTTACGATGAAGAGAATATATATCTTGGTATAGAATCTCTGCCTGACCGGTGGAAGGAAGGTTTACCAAAAGAAATTTCTTATGCAGCTCATGAGTTTACTATTGAAGGTGCTGTAGGTAAAGATGCGTGGTGGCAAGAAGGTGTGCCAACTGGACCGTTATATGTGTTTACTGGAAAACCTGATGGTAAATTTGTTGTGCACAATCTATTTAATATACCAACCGATATAATAAGTAACATTAAAAAGCAGGTAGAATATAAATCGGTAGTTATTGATAAAGAGACCAGCCATTGGACAGCGGAATGGAGGCTCCCTCTTTCTATTTTGAATATAGAACTTAAAGATAACAAAACTTGTAGGTTTAATATTGGTAGTAGTATGAGAGATGGATGGTATGCTTGGGTAGCCACAGGAGCGCATATCTGGCGAGTTGATAACGCTGGAGTTATTAAGTTTAAATAA
- a CDS encoding L,D-transpeptidase family protein codes for MKKVILSLFIIFVAVFVISFLIISNSNPENRARKYIELAFKEYKLAIKKSPGNKELLNEYASILKIRRGESESKIELALLFHNMSMEKEGDNLLLEVMLKDKAKAIEHLEHLISQAKHPTERIVLTSAILKIAPENGDYWYQLGRLYLGMNRHEEGIESLEKAHSKNVKEEDLFYYLGLALIQRGDYKKAELYINEGLKEGDSVELHKLRYSLYSKQKRQEFAAREKEKISQLLSKKTLEEKVPIEKPSPVTKPVAEKPIVMPGIIPYTFLYVNKGKQELLVYNVDNKGMEIVKKFPVTTGKNSGPKELQGDEKTPHGAYLLTSKIDGSSLPAKYGIAAYPMNYPNHIDRRLKRSGNGIWLHGTPIDRPPYNSEGCIVLNDNDLKSLMEYITARKTFISIEDNLAQLTPKLFNDVLASVDKWKTGWESLDIDKYMATYDEAFYSGGKDKKQYKIYKAGVNKGKTYINVELSDVQILPYGKTPFGEMTLVFFRQKYKASNFSSTTSKILYMVKRAGNWKVIAEEVI; via the coding sequence ATGAAAAAGGTAATACTTTCGTTATTTATTATTTTTGTGGCTGTATTTGTTATATCTTTCTTGATTATTTCTAATTCTAACCCTGAAAACAGAGCAAGAAAATATATTGAACTGGCTTTTAAAGAATATAAGTTGGCAATAAAAAAAAGTCCGGGCAATAAAGAGTTGCTTAATGAGTACGCCTCTATACTTAAAATTAGGAGAGGTGAATCAGAATCCAAAATAGAACTTGCTCTATTGTTTCATAATATGAGTATGGAAAAAGAAGGAGATAATTTGCTTCTTGAGGTTATGCTTAAAGATAAAGCAAAGGCAATCGAACACCTTGAACATCTTATCTCACAAGCAAAACATCCCACAGAAAGGATTGTACTTACCTCTGCAATCCTAAAGATAGCCCCTGAAAACGGTGATTATTGGTACCAGCTTGGTAGGCTATATCTTGGTATGAACAGGCATGAAGAAGGTATAGAATCTCTTGAAAAAGCCCACTCGAAAAATGTTAAAGAAGAAGACCTTTTTTATTATCTTGGGCTTGCTCTTATCCAGAGAGGTGACTATAAGAAAGCTGAATTGTATATTAATGAAGGGCTCAAAGAGGGTGATAGCGTTGAACTTCACAAGTTGCGGTATTCTCTTTACAGTAAACAGAAGAGACAGGAATTTGCAGCCCGAGAGAAAGAAAAAATATCTCAACTCTTATCAAAAAAGACTCTTGAAGAAAAAGTTCCTATCGAGAAACCTTCCCCTGTAACCAAACCAGTTGCTGAAAAACCTATTGTAATGCCCGGAATTATCCCTTACACGTTTCTTTATGTAAACAAAGGAAAACAAGAACTCCTTGTGTATAATGTTGATAATAAAGGTATGGAAATAGTTAAAAAATTCCCAGTCACTACTGGTAAAAACTCAGGTCCAAAAGAGTTGCAAGGTGATGAAAAGACTCCTCATGGCGCTTACCTTCTTACATCTAAAATAGATGGAAGTTCTCTCCCAGCAAAATATGGAATAGCGGCGTACCCAATGAATTATCCCAACCATATCGACAGAAGGTTAAAGAGAAGCGGGAACGGGATTTGGTTACACGGAACCCCAATAGACAGACCCCCCTATAATAGCGAAGGATGTATTGTCTTAAATGATAACGACCTAAAATCTCTTATGGAATATATAACTGCAAGAAAGACTTTTATTTCTATTGAAGACAATTTAGCTCAACTTACACCTAAATTATTTAATGATGTTTTGGCTTCTGTTGATAAATGGAAAACAGGTTGGGAAAGTTTGGATATAGATAAGTATATGGCAACTTACGATGAGGCTTTCTACTCTGGCGGTAAAGATAAGAAACAGTACAAGATTTATAAGGCAGGAGTCAATAAAGGGAAAACATATATTAATGTTGAACTTTCTGATGTGCAGATACTTCCTTACGGTAAAACTCCTTTTGGAGAGATGACTCTCGTATTTTTCAGACAGAAATATAAAGCAAGCAATTTTTCTTCCACCACTTCAAAAATACTGTATATGGTAAAACGTGCAGGTAACTGGAAGGTTATAGCTGAGGAAGTTATTTAA
- a CDS encoding glycoside hydrolase family 55 protein, with product MFFKDLLLFFLLVQSLILIFSEKNASGQIVSQDRIFPDAWQNAGSTIDTSLQQLVINVRDFGATGNGKINDYPAVDSAISSLKGVGGVIFFPEGTYLIKSPLNIPSGVVLRGEFPKKSLLIFDFVGDAIKIFGKNVNNWTPLILPSDMHSDRISVSNPNLFSVGGYAVIRQANDPSWNIKDRWAEYSAGQIINITDIKGNILFLERPLRHNYSLKRNPEIGPFIPNERSGVENLKIERRISGTNRERDNKHTIHFYCASNGWVKGVHSYKAFGSHIAITNSTKVEVTGCFFDDACEYDTGGSGGGVRVQSRSGECLIENNIFRKLRHSILLQSGANGNVFGYNYSCETRSSSHPNFAGDISLHGNYPYANLFEGNIVEHIWIDRSHKGRNGPFNTFFRNRAEKCGFNMSDHKADNQNIIGNELFGGNILSKMAVGNGYRLAGKGHFTYGNNTIAGGLQPAKTKDLTDYSYYLNSNPEEIPEKPEWWTIPDAFPVIGPPHPLKPLKNNPARARYIANKPIPCLNNPTESKK from the coding sequence ATGTTTTTTAAAGACCTACTGCTCTTTTTCTTATTGGTGCAGAGTTTAATTCTGATTTTCAGCGAAAAGAACGCCTCAGGGCAGATTGTTTCTCAGGACAGAATATTCCCTGATGCCTGGCAGAACGCCGGAAGCACAATAGATACCAGTCTGCAACAACTTGTTATAAATGTAAGAGACTTTGGAGCAACAGGTAACGGAAAAATCAACGACTACCCTGCTGTTGATTCTGCTATATCCTCTTTAAAAGGAGTTGGAGGAGTAATCTTTTTTCCGGAAGGGACCTACCTGATAAAATCTCCCTTGAATATACCTTCAGGGGTTGTATTGCGGGGTGAATTCCCGAAGAAAAGCCTGCTGATTTTTGATTTTGTTGGAGATGCTATAAAAATATTTGGGAAAAACGTAAATAACTGGACACCTTTAATCTTACCATCCGATATGCATTCAGACAGAATAAGTGTTTCCAACCCGAACCTTTTTTCTGTTGGAGGTTATGCTGTTATAAGACAGGCAAACGACCCTTCCTGGAATATAAAAGACAGGTGGGCAGAATATTCTGCTGGACAGATTATAAATATAACCGATATTAAAGGGAATATCCTCTTTCTTGAAAGACCTTTACGGCATAACTATTCGCTGAAAAGAAACCCTGAGATAGGACCTTTTATCCCAAACGAAAGAAGCGGTGTGGAGAATCTTAAAATAGAAAGACGCATCTCCGGTACCAACAGAGAGAGGGATAACAAACATACCATACACTTTTATTGCGCCTCCAACGGTTGGGTAAAAGGAGTTCACAGCTATAAGGCTTTCGGTAGTCACATTGCTATCACCAACAGTACAAAGGTAGAGGTTACAGGATGCTTCTTTGATGATGCCTGTGAGTATGATACAGGGGGGTCAGGTGGCGGGGTGAGGGTTCAGTCAAGAAGCGGAGAATGTCTGATAGAGAATAATATATTCAGAAAGTTAAGACATTCTATCTTATTGCAATCAGGAGCTAACGGAAACGTTTTTGGTTATAACTACTCCTGTGAAACAAGAAGCAGTTCACACCCGAACTTTGCCGGAGATATATCTCTCCACGGGAACTACCCCTACGCTAACCTTTTTGAAGGGAATATAGTAGAACATATCTGGATAGACCGTTCCCACAAGGGAAGAAACGGGCCCTTCAACACCTTCTTTAGAAACAGGGCAGAAAAGTGCGGCTTTAATATGTCAGACCATAAAGCAGACAACCAGAATATAATAGGTAATGAACTTTTTGGGGGGAATATCCTGTCAAAAATGGCTGTTGGAAACGGATACAGATTAGCAGGAAAAGGACATTTTACTTATGGCAACAATACGATTGCCGGCGGGTTGCAACCGGCTAAAACGAAGGACTTAACTGATTATTCGTACTACTTAAACAGCAACCCTGAAGAAATTCCGGAGAAACCAGAATGGTGGACAATTCCAGACGCTTTCCCGGTTATTGGTCCGCCTCACCCGCTTAAACCTCTTAAAAACAATCCTGCCAGGGCAAGATATATTGCAAATAAACCTATACCTTGCCTAAACAACCCAACCGAAAGCAAAAAATAA